The DNA sequence ACCAAAATACAAACCCTGAAGTACACCATCGAGTATATTAATAAGCTCTCAGACATTTTGAGCCATGCGTAAAAGTCACCATTTTACGCACCTGCGCGTAAAAGTGATGAAGCGGGGTCATGCTCATCtttggactcttttttttttttttttttttttttttttaagcaaaactGCTTTACATGTTAATAAGTGTGTTTGGATTTATTACATGCCTTTGCCCTTTTCttgatgtaaatattgtttatggGCACTTATTGTTTTGTATATGGAGACACAATTAGGATTAGAACAATAGTTTGGTGACATTTTGTATCTTGTTTTATTAGTGTGGACTATTTTGGAAGAAAGTAGCTGCTAAGATTTGTGTTAATAGCTATCAGTGCGTGGCTTTGccgaaaaaaataaacatgtaaatttgttttgttgttgtcgtttcgTGACTTATactataaactcgcaaattgaAGTTGTGAATTTGAGCCAATCAGAATGTTAGAAAACCTAGCCAGATAAATTTGTTTAATTTGGAGAAATACAAATCGTTTACCAAtcaaataatccatccattcataaTATTTAGAATaccaaaacaggaagtgctgtATCCAATCACGTTTAAGCATTATTTCAGTTGGGCGTGTCTGTTTCGTCACTATGCCAGCTAATTAAAAACGATCTTTTGTCCGTCTCATCTGTTCACCACCGACTTTATTGATAACTAACTCGTTCATTACcgaataaagagagagagaaaaaacagcaCTTGAACAACGACTCAAGTCAAGTAACGTTAACATGTTACTGCCTTAATCTATTTTTTCCCTAATGTACAATCGACATGTAAATGTGATTAGCGCCGGACAATGAAAACAACTGTCAAGTGTGCCAGTGGTGAGTCCAGGGAATAGACGGGTCCGCCTCACTTACAGTTGTCTTCTATGCCTTCTTTTTCTTACCAGTGTTAATAACAAGATGcacactttttaaatgttatctTTGTATAGTGtgtttttaatgtaatgtaaaatgtgagtgaggaacgtttttttttgttggctcAGTTTTAGTCATAACATTTACATTTAGATAACCCTGTAGTAGGGTTGATTTAAAAACGACAGATTTTATTCCTAAAAGCACATTGACTATTATTGTAAGTCACTGTAACAGCCAGTTTGACCatgaatgttatttaaaaaaagaagaaaaagataatGGTTCGATGAAAATCAAATAGAAGTGGCCGACAACATGGCATTAGATCTGCAGGTCATAAAAAGCTAGTAGCGCACTTCTTTTAAGATGATGTCACAAAGAATTAACGAGGTCATGGAGAGATGCCTGACATTAGAGACTTGAGCTTGAGCACACAAAGCAAGGAAACATCAGTCCTGAATCTTAAAAGAGCCCAATGGTAAATAAATATCCTTTGCATGCAGAAGTTTAGTACTGATAAAAGGACAGTTGAATTATTTATCTGTAATGTAATTGCTTATAAAAGCCTCAAAGCCAAACCTCTTCATCTTGTGTTTTATGACACAAATCTCCAAATAAGTGAAGCATCTTGTCTGAAAATGTCTTCCCTGTGGGTTGAGCTAGAGACAGCTGCGGTGGTAGTTGGCAGTTTAGGGCGCTACTTTTGAGTTTTGTGCGATTGGTTCAagactgctaaaaaaaaaaaacgtgttcacCAGGATGCAGACACTTGCTAAAATCTGTGAATTCATGCATGTTGATGACCCCTAAGTAGGCCATCGTTGTCGTCATTTGTCGaaagaataataattaacaCCGAAATTTAGAGAAGGCCTTGAAACAGCCTGGCGCTTTGGATCTAATGAGGCATGAGCCACGAGAAATACACATCAGATCAGCAACGCCACACACGAATGACAATGCAGCTCAATCAACATCGGCCCTTACAACGTCTGTGGAACATCGGAGAAAAGTTAAGGCTTGATATCACACCTAACAGTGGATTCATATACATTGCAAAGTTTGTTGTAATGCTTTTAACAATGACTTGCGGGCTACATTTCCCATCTGTGCCTTACGCCTTCATTATGTAACGACGTCTAACATGAGTCGACACAAGCACCATGTTTAACCGTAGTGATACAACTCAATAAATTAGATTTGCGCTGAAAGCATAATTTATTTAAGTATCAAGTTAAaaagtcagacttttttttttttatagttataattttgatatttaaatcTATAGGCcaatttagagtgcctcgttgtctgcTCTGAGTGCAAATATTGAGAATTAAATCAAGGCcaatttagagtgcctcgttgtctgcTCTGAGTGCAGGTATTGATACTTAAATCTAGGCCAATTTAGAGTGCCTCGATGTCTGCTGTGAGTGCAGGTAAagcaaaaaaagtaacaaaatctCAAAGGTCTCTGgtcgctttagagtgcctcattgtgcGTCGTGGAAAAGCACCGCGGCGACCCGGTTGGATATATTCCAGCCCTCTATTTTCTTTAGCCACTCAATGTGCTATTTTCGGTTTACTTTATGCTAATATTCATGTAAATCTTTTCAGATGGATGGAGACACTAAAGATATTTCCAAAACTTCTAAGTGTGGCTCTGGCAGACTGCCCTTCACGCAAAATAGATTCAGGTTGCTATGACGGTGCTTCACTTGTGCTTCTTCGTCTTCTAGATCGTATGCTGTGTTGTTTAGATTCTCATATTCTTCGTTTCTCCGTTCGCGGCAGGGGGCAAAGCTTCAGGGGCCGCGATCGAGGGGGTCGGATAAGTCGAGGTGGAGGACGGGGCATGAAAGTCAACGGCCCGCCTCTCTTTGGGAGGGGTCCAATCAATGATGGAGCAATGAATGGACTCTCCCCCATGAGGTCAAATACGTTGACGCTATTGAGTGCCACGTAAGAGTAATTTTCATCTTTTGCATGTTTTAGCAAGAGGGCCATTAAACTCTTACTTACCGGTAATACATTGCCTCAACAGTTAATTAATATTATGATGTGAACTTCCTGATACCTACTGCAGTTGCTATGTAATTCCTGCTTGTGTTTACAGAGAAATGGGGATTATGCAACCTTACCCTGATCCAAGAGGGTATCGATGTAGTGACGGACAAATGGGCATGGGCCCTCCACCTCCTCCCACGCACCTTAGAGGGTCGTACCCACCCATGACCAGGTAGCCTCTTTAAACTAAAGCCTCAATCACCACACACTGATGAGAAGTTTCACATTCTACAGGCACAGACCCCCAACGCTACCTTTGCCAGGGCATCCGGGTTTTAGAGGGCGTCCCTCACACCTGCGAGGCCGCGGCATCCTAGACCCCGAGCCGCTGTGTCCCTTTTACCCCAGAGCTCAGATAGGGTaaaacaatttgacattttctcatAAGCAGGGATTTGGCCATTTATGGGGTGATTTCATGctgacataaataaatatgagagcagagtgtttttgtttgattgacttttaattatatttatatacgtATGGTTGTATTTagttccacatttattttttatattttttgaatctcatgctttattaatttttttacttgtatttgtttttattaccatatatatatattatacatatatatatattatacatatatatatatatatatatatatatatatatatatatatatatatatatatatatatatatattatacgcgtttttattttaaattttatttatttaattatttgggCTTTTTAGGTCCTCCATAGCAATATCCAACTGACGTATTGGTTGAAATTTGGCTGCTCTTATCAGTGTGCGCCTCCTACTGGCCAAAGTCGAGACTCCAATGCTTGTGATTTCTCTTATTGCAGTTACGACAAAGAACCAGTGTCTCCTCTCAATCCTCCTCCACCCAACCCTGGCAGAGGTCACAGATGGCTGGGGCCCCATGGTGGCCACCATTTTTAACATCctcctttaaaataaaaaaaataaaaaagtggagTGGACAAAAGAACATGATTGATAGATGTACGCTACAGTGAGTGAACTCTCCATCTGTTCAGGGGAATCCAGCATATACGTtatgcaaacatcacatgaccaaatccagaaaacaggtgagatgtGGGCGAGCTGGTCACTAACTGAGcctttaggcactgtgatgacattttcagtttaaagcaagtggcaaaatggccgccccgagatggataaaaacaggtcttcctgcttaattcatattcctcaAGCGCAATACAGTACTGCATTAATCAAAATcacatgttttatatatatttatatacatacagtatatgtacttTGAATGTGTATGAGTGTGCATTTTATGTTGTATATTAATCTAATAAATGTTGCAAAGCATTATATGCTGGCCCTATGTTTACAGTGGTGTGACTGCAGCATCAATAATCGTATGTATTGCCTTTTAATACAAAGAAACTTGTGAATATTGAACAGAACAAATATGTAACCATTTAGCCTActtagtaataaaataaaaagacacacacgaATACATTAAGTACAATTTCTATTTCACTTATTAACAAGATTATCCGTCAGTACGTAGCGGTTAGCGCATTGGCCTCAGATTTCCAGAGGATGGAGGTTTCAATCTGGGTCCCGGTCTTCCTGTATgttgtttgcatgttctctttgcttgtgtgggtttcctcccacattccaaaagcatgcaTGATGAAGACTCTAGATTGTCCTtgcaattggctggtga is a window from the Vanacampus margaritifer isolate UIUO_Vmar chromosome 19, RoL_Vmar_1.0, whole genome shotgun sequence genome containing:
- the LOC144039259 gene encoding uncharacterized protein LOC144039259 isoform X4; the protein is MMDGDTKDISKTSKCGSGRLPFTQNRFRGQSFRGRDRGGRISRGGGRGMKVNGPPLFGRGPINDGAMNGLSPMRSNTLTLLSATEMGIMQPYPDPRGYRCSDGQMGMGPPPPPTHLRGSYPPMTRHRPPTLPLPGHPGFRGRPSHLRGRGILDPEPLCPFYPRAQIGYDKEPVSPLNPPPPNPGRGHRWLGPHGGHHF
- the LOC144039259 gene encoding uncharacterized protein LOC144039259 isoform X1: MMDGDTKDISKTSKCGSGRLPFTQNRFRGQSFRGRDRGGRISRGGGRGMKVNGPPLFGRGPINDGAMNGLSPMRSNTLTLLSATEMGIMQPYPDPRGYRCSDGQMGMGPPPPPTHLRGSYPPMTSFTFYRHRPPTLPLPGHPGFRGRPSHLRGRGILDPEPLCPFYPRAQIGYDKEPVSPLNPPPPNPGRGHRWLGPHGGHHF
- the LOC144039259 gene encoding uncharacterized protein LOC144039259 isoform X3, with translation MPDIRDLSLSTQSKETSVLNLKRAQWGQSFRGRDRGGRISRGGGRGMKVNGPPLFGRGPINDGAMNGLSPMRSNTLTLLSATEMGIMQPYPDPRGYRCSDGQMGMGPPPPPTHLRGSYPPMTSFTFYRHRPPTLPLPGHPGFRGRPSHLRGRGILDPEPLCPFYPRAQIGYDKEPVSPLNPPPPNPGRGHRWLGPHGGHHF
- the LOC144039259 gene encoding uncharacterized protein LOC144039259 isoform X2, yielding MDGDTKDISKTSKCGSGRLPFTQNRFRGQSFRGRDRGGRISRGGGRGMKVNGPPLFGRGPINDGAMNGLSPMRSNTLTLLSATEMGIMQPYPDPRGYRCSDGQMGMGPPPPPTHLRGSYPPMTSFTFYRHRPPTLPLPGHPGFRGRPSHLRGRGILDPEPLCPFYPRAQIGYDKEPVSPLNPPPPNPGRGHRWLGPHGGHHF